A section of the Methanococcus vannielii SB genome encodes:
- the cysE gene encoding serine O-acetyltransferase produces MFKLIKEDIKTVLMRDPAAKTKFEVVLCYPGLWSIWIHRLSHWLFNNELITIARVISTISRFLTGIEIHPGAKIGRRCFIDHGMGVVIGETSEIGDDVLIYQGVVLGGTSLERKKRHPTIGNGVVIGSGAKIMGNIEIGNCAKIGAGSVVLKSVTAHATCVGVPGKVVHENRKCAIDLDHGNLPDPISELLENMKKQQDSMENQLKILNLKQDVPKTSLLFNDGLGI; encoded by the coding sequence ATGTTTAAGTTGATAAAAGAGGATATTAAAACTGTATTAATGAGGGATCCTGCTGCAAAAACAAAATTTGAAGTAGTTTTATGTTATCCTGGACTTTGGTCAATATGGATACATAGGTTATCCCATTGGCTATTTAATAATGAATTAATTACTATTGCAAGAGTTATTTCAACAATATCTCGATTTTTAACCGGAATTGAAATACATCCTGGTGCAAAAATTGGAAGAAGGTGTTTTATAGATCATGGAATGGGCGTAGTTATTGGGGAAACCAGTGAAATTGGTGATGATGTTTTAATTTACCAAGGAGTAGTACTTGGCGGAACAAGCTTGGAAAGGAAAAAAAGGCATCCTACGATTGGAAATGGAGTTGTTATAGGATCTGGTGCAAAAATTATGGGCAATATTGAAATTGGAAATTGTGCAAAAATTGGTGCGGGTTCTGTTGTTTTAAAATCCGTAACCGCACATGCTACTTGTGTTGGGGTTCCTGGAAAAGTAGTTCATGAAAATAGAAAATGTGCAATTGATTTAGATCATGGAAATTTACCCGACCCCATTTCAGAACTTCTTGAAAATATGAAAAAACAACAAGATTCAATGGAAAACCAGCTAAAAATATTAAATTTAAAACAAGATGTTCCAAAAACCAGTTTATTATTTAATGATGGTCTTGGGATATAA
- a CDS encoding tRNA lysidine(34) synthetase, producing MIDLRELKKYCNPSYLIIRNDKIIVSNKGLARLSKDKMKEIEAEFGIPVIYSRVFEEISERMGRFVSKNNIISPKDKVVVGLSGGKDSLALLHLLEPYKRKYGVEIHAITVDLNIDGIRPWNETNKNVKMISKTCENLNIPHKIIPYDENVVEMSKILSKNSKGIDYSPCFSCSISRRHILTNYAKETFNCENVKIALGHTLEDNSDTIIANILKGNIIKALEPIKNFDETKIDFDGLKVSLKNCCMIRPLLNISEEKIKKALNECNIEYYKDKDECPYSRVNGDGIRKKSHEVLKNLEKDVPNIREMVISSIVNSIEHYKRN from the coding sequence ATGATAGATTTGCGAGAACTAAAAAAATACTGTAATCCGTCATACTTAATTATAAGAAATGATAAAATTATCGTTTCAAATAAGGGATTAGCAAGACTTTCAAAGGATAAAATGAAAGAAATCGAAGCTGAATTTGGGATTCCTGTTATTTATTCAAGAGTTTTTGAAGAAATTTCGGAAAGAATGGGCCGATTTGTTTCAAAAAATAATATAATTTCCCCAAAAGATAAAGTAGTTGTCGGGCTTAGTGGTGGAAAGGATAGTTTAGCCCTTTTACATTTATTAGAGCCATATAAAAGAAAATACGGGGTAGAAATTCATGCAATAACCGTTGATTTAAATATTGATGGAATCCGGCCGTGGAATGAAACGAACAAAAATGTAAAAATGATTTCAAAAACTTGTGAAAATTTAAATATTCCTCATAAAATAATTCCTTATGATGAAAATGTCGTTGAAATGTCGAAAATTCTTTCAAAAAATTCAAAAGGAATCGATTATTCGCCATGTTTTTCATGCTCAATTTCAAGAAGACATATTTTAACAAACTACGCTAAAGAAACATTTAATTGCGAAAATGTAAAAATTGCACTTGGGCATACGTTAGAGGATAATTCAGACACAATTATTGCAAACATACTAAAAGGAAATATAATAAAGGCACTTGAACCGATAAAAAACTTTGATGAAACCAAAATCGACTTTGACGGTTTAAAAGTAAGCCTTAAAAACTGCTGTATGATTAGACCACTTTTAAATATTTCCGAAGAAAAAATTAAGAAAGCATTGAATGAATGTAATATTGAATATTATAAAGATAAAGACGAATGCCCATATAGTAGGGTTAACGGGGATGGAATAAGAAAAAAGTCTCACGAAGTTTTAAAAAACTTAGAAAAAGACGTTCCAAATATTCGGGAAATGGTTATTTCCTCAATAGTAAACAGCATTGAACATTATAAACGTAATTAA
- a CDS encoding class I SAM-dependent methyltransferase — MHYFSETPSSKHDEAVISGILRGKRFSFKTDSGVFSPKKIDKGTEILVNELELLSSDDVLDIGCGYGVVGISIVAEVNSITMTDINKRSVNLAKHNLKLNNISDKNIDVVQGDVYENVKCKNYDIIISNPPIKAGKDLIHRIITEGHLILKENGSIWMVIQTKHGAKSLAKFLEGVFGNVETITISGGYRVLKSVKKV, encoded by the coding sequence ATGCACTATTTTTCAGAAACCCCTAGTTCAAAACACGACGAAGCAGTAATATCTGGGATTTTACGTGGAAAAAGATTTTCTTTTAAAACAGATAGTGGTGTATTCTCACCTAAAAAAATTGACAAAGGAACCGAAATACTTGTTAATGAGCTTGAACTTTTAAGTTCAGATGATGTGCTAGATATTGGATGTGGATACGGCGTTGTTGGAATTTCAATTGTGGCCGAAGTGAATTCCATTACAATGACTGACATAAACAAGCGTTCAGTAAATTTGGCAAAGCATAACCTAAAATTAAATAATATATCGGATAAAAATATTGATGTTGTTCAAGGGGACGTTTATGAAAACGTTAAATGTAAAAATTACGATATTATAATCTCAAATCCTCCAATAAAAGCTGGAAAAGATTTGATACACAGGATTATTACTGAAGGTCATTTAATTTTAAAAGAAAATGGCTCAATTTGGATGGTAATTCAAACAAAACATGGTGCAAAATCCCTTGCAAAGTTTTTAGAAGGAGTTTTTGGAAATGTTGAAACGATTACAATTTCTGGAGGGTACAGGGTTTTAAAATCCGTGAAAAAAGTTTAA
- a CDS encoding MotA/TolQ/ExbB proton channel family protein has product MTLIPGSEVLSTTLHAISQSLLIPVIVVLLIFMIYSVMLFGEFMAEYSGRTKINSKELQKIITEISNKRSNEVLESINKLNIPKSYIKIIEESDLNESADHKLREANARTILEKEELRLEKTLEKTDFITRLGPTFGLMGTLIPMGPGLAALGAGDVTSLANAIIIAFDTTVVGLAAGGICYVISKIRRRWYEEQMYNLESILESFLEALKND; this is encoded by the coding sequence ATGACGTTAATTCCAGGAAGTGAAGTTTTAAGTACAACATTACATGCAATATCTCAAAGTTTACTGATTCCAGTAATTGTTGTACTTTTGATTTTTATGATTTATTCCGTAATGCTTTTTGGGGAGTTCATGGCAGAGTATTCGGGTAGAACCAAAATAAATTCTAAAGAACTTCAAAAAATAATAACTGAAATTTCCAATAAACGTTCAAACGAAGTTTTAGAATCTATTAATAAACTAAATATCCCAAAATCATATATTAAAATAATTGAAGAATCCGATTTAAATGAATCAGCTGACCATAAATTAAGGGAAGCAAATGCAAGAACTATTCTTGAAAAAGAAGAACTAAGGCTCGAAAAAACTCTTGAAAAAACGGACTTTATAACCCGACTTGGGCCAACATTTGGATTAATGGGAACTTTAATTCCAATGGGGCCAGGACTTGCAGCATTAGGTGCTGGGGATGTAACTTCCCTTGCAAATGCAATAATTATCGCATTTGATACAACCGTTGTAGGGCTTGCAGCAGGGGGTATTTGCTATGTTATTTCAAAAATCAGGCGAAGATGGTATGAAGAACAAATGTATAACCTTGAATCAATTCTTGAATCTTTTCTGGAGGCTTTAAAAAATGATTAG
- the cysK gene encoding cysteine synthase A has translation MNNQFRNKIYGNIIETIGNTPIVRLNKIIGDSKADILVKIESFNPLGSVKDRIGDAMIKDGEKKGIITKNSILIEPTSGNTGVALAFVAAAKGHKLIITMPETMSIERQKLLKILGAKVVLTPGVDGMQGAILKANDLLKEIPNSVMLHQFENEANPKIHEETTAKEILVDTGGKIDILVAGVGTGGTLTGISRAIKKIKPELKVIAVEPLSSQVLSGKEKGAHKIQGIGAGFIPKVLDTNLIDEIIPVSDENAVKTMFELAKKEGILTGISSGAALYAALKVSKRYENEGKIILVILPDTGERYLSMDWLFADTD, from the coding sequence ATGAATAATCAATTTAGAAATAAAATATATGGAAATATTATTGAAACTATTGGAAATACGCCGATTGTTAGACTAAATAAAATCATTGGTGACTCTAAAGCAGACATTTTAGTAAAAATAGAGTCATTTAACCCATTAGGTAGTGTTAAAGATAGGATTGGAGATGCAATGATAAAAGATGGTGAGAAAAAAGGAATAATTACTAAAAATTCAATATTAATTGAACCAACCAGTGGAAACACTGGAGTAGCATTGGCGTTTGTAGCAGCCGCTAAAGGCCATAAATTAATAATTACAATGCCTGAAACAATGTCAATTGAAAGACAAAAATTGCTTAAAATTCTTGGTGCAAAGGTAGTTTTAACACCCGGAGTTGATGGAATGCAGGGCGCAATTTTAAAAGCTAATGACCTTTTAAAAGAAATACCTAATTCGGTAATGTTGCATCAATTTGAAAATGAAGCAAATCCAAAAATTCACGAAGAAACGACTGCAAAAGAAATATTGGTAGACACCGGTGGAAAAATAGATATTCTTGTTGCGGGAGTTGGAACTGGCGGAACACTTACAGGTATTTCAAGAGCAATTAAAAAAATAAAACCTGAATTAAAAGTAATTGCTGTAGAACCCTTATCTTCACAAGTTTTGTCGGGAAAAGAAAAGGGGGCCCATAAAATTCAAGGCATTGGTGCAGGATTTATCCCAAAAGTTTTAGATACTAATTTAATTGATGAAATAATCCCAGTAAGTGACGAAAATGCCGTGAAAACAATGTTTGAACTTGCTAAAAAAGAAGGAATTTTAACAGGGATTTCTTCCGGTGCAGCACTATATGCCGCATTAAAAGTTTCAAAAAGATATGAAAACGAAGGAAAAATAATTTTAGTAATACTTCCTGACACAGGGGAACGATATCTTAGTATGGACTGGTTATTTGCTGATACCGATTAA
- a CDS encoding TatD family hydrolase encodes MDILKNLPITDNHIHIDSINGLGPIKVSKEFKNAGGKVMIIPNKPAFSKNLTKPMDEMISIINQVRGNGVTAYGILGVHPAELTVMLENGIELDTAKNHMLDAIDYAKKLILEHDFFVGIGEVGRPHYFVTEKILEASNEILLYSMHTAKDIDCAVQIHAESSSESQFLEFSKMAKSVSLSPEKVIKHHSSDMVLEGEKYGIFPSITSSKPVDTAVEKSTRFLMETDYIDDVRRPGVVLGIKSVPRKTRTLLEKELIDEEKCYKIHKENVEKVYGIEIEY; translated from the coding sequence ATGGATATTTTAAAAAATCTTCCAATAACTGATAACCATATTCATATCGACTCGATAAATGGACTCGGGCCCATAAAGGTTTCCAAAGAATTTAAAAATGCAGGTGGGAAAGTAATGATTATTCCAAATAAGCCTGCGTTTAGTAAAAATTTAACAAAACCAATGGATGAAATGATTTCAATAATTAATCAAGTAAGGGGAAACGGGGTAACTGCTTACGGTATTTTGGGAGTTCACCCTGCAGAATTAACTGTAATGTTAGAAAATGGAATTGAATTAGATACTGCAAAAAACCATATGTTAGATGCAATTGATTATGCAAAAAAACTTATTTTAGAACATGATTTTTTTGTAGGGATTGGCGAAGTTGGGCGCCCACACTATTTTGTTACTGAAAAAATACTTGAAGCATCAAATGAAATACTTTTATATTCAATGCATACTGCAAAAGATATTGATTGTGCAGTTCAAATACATGCTGAAAGTTCATCGGAATCACAATTTTTAGAATTTTCAAAAATGGCAAAATCAGTATCTTTAAGCCCAGAAAAAGTTATAAAACATCATTCAAGTGATATGGTTTTAGAGGGTGAAAAATATGGAATTTTTCCATCAATCACTTCTTCAAAACCTGTTGATACAGCAGTTGAAAAATCAACACGATTTTTAATGGAGACAGACTATATCGATGATGTAAGGCGTCCGGGCGTTGTTTTGGGCATCAAATCAGTTCCAAGAAAAACAAGAACCTTACTTGAAAAAGAATTAATTGACGAAGAAAAATGCTACAAAATCCATAAAGAAAACGTTGAAAAAGTCTATGGAATAGAAATTGAATATTAA
- a CDS encoding DUF2162 domain-containing protein — MIEDLWQLGLMSAIIIFGIKIGLSLGFSGISKKISGAIILLYGLGTLVLSKIASGYAEIIQTAIYDYNFVIFVLMSAMILYAGFHTINSWKQHGKNSLKISSVAMIAPCPCCFGAVIASIVLISPMLNVSTFELGKYASLILMITIFTVYMLSNSIAKILKMPRPLLMGNFMIFAGLYFLISALIIPNIVSSMQLTMNPIEIPESKELFFVSLISISLFLLGYIKNKKVSKIK, encoded by the coding sequence ATGATAGAAGACTTATGGCAGCTTGGATTGATGTCTGCAATTATAATCTTTGGAATTAAAATAGGACTTTCTTTAGGGTTTTCAGGAATTTCTAAAAAAATATCTGGAGCTATAATTTTACTATATGGCCTTGGAACACTTGTATTATCTAAAATCGCTTCAGGATATGCGGAAATTATTCAAACCGCAATTTATGACTATAACTTTGTTATATTTGTTTTAATGTCTGCAATGATACTTTACGCAGGATTTCATACAATAAATAGCTGGAAGCAACATGGTAAAAATTCGCTTAAAATTTCAAGTGTTGCAATGATTGCGCCATGTCCATGCTGTTTTGGGGCAGTTATTGCTTCAATTGTGTTAATTTCCCCAATGCTTAACGTTTCTACGTTTGAACTTGGAAAATATGCAAGTTTGATACTAATGATTACCATATTTACAGTATATATGCTTTCAAATAGCATTGCAAAAATCCTAAAAATGCCAAGACCATTATTGATGGGGAATTTCATGATTTTTGCAGGCTTATACTTTTTAATATCTGCCCTAATAATTCCAAATATTGTTTCAAGTATGCAGCTTACAATGAATCCGATTGAAATCCCTGAATCAAAAGAACTGTTTTTCGTAAGTTTGATTAGTATTTCACTATTTTTATTGGGTTACATAAAAAACAAAAAAGTGTCAAAAATAAAATGA
- a CDS encoding transcriptional regulator — protein MKPPCEIIVWYIIPAIRSEVTKELLNRGMTQKKISELLEITQPAVSQYLRDKRGHGLTFSDKTYELINDLADGLFSGKYEKKDLISKTCEICATVKLENVVCNLHKDKESSLSNCHSCK, from the coding sequence ATGAAACCACCTTGTGAAATTATAGTATGGTATATAATTCCTGCAATACGGTCTGAAGTAACAAAAGAATTGTTAAATCGAGGTATGACTCAGAAAAAAATTTCAGAACTTCTTGAAATTACTCAGCCTGCCGTATCCCAGTATTTAAGGGATAAACGGGGACATGGACTTACATTTAGTGATAAAACTTATGAATTGATAAATGATTTAGCAGACGGTCTTTTTTCTGGAAAATACGAAAAAAAAGACCTTATTTCAAAAACCTGTGAAATATGCGCAACTGTAAAATTAGAAAATGTTGTATGTAATTTACATAAAGATAAAGAAAGTAGTTTATCCAACTGTCATTCATGCAAATAA
- the argF gene encoding ornithine carbamoyltransferase, with protein sequence MDMLTLWNLEREDMEKILEDSIYFKKNRYGHDILKNKNIALIFESPSTRTRMSFDLAVNELGGHSMVMNENEIHLGKKESIKDTAKVMSRFVDVIVARVKSHKTLEDLAFYGTVPVINALSDLSHPCQVLADLLTIKENGKDFKNLKLAYFGDGNNVSNSLMIAGAILGMNIFIATPRSYEPNGIFVKKALEIIAKYGEGSLTLTDDPIEASKNADVLYTDVWISMSDKNKDLEDVKRIFPKFQINSKLLSNAKKDAMVLHCLPANRGMEITDEVIDSKQSKVFDQAENRLHVQKAVLKYVLKDK encoded by the coding sequence ATGGATATGCTTACACTTTGGAATTTAGAAAGAGAAGACATGGAAAAAATTTTAGAAGATTCAATTTACTTTAAAAAAAATAGGTATGGCCATGATATTTTAAAAAATAAAAATATTGCGCTAATTTTTGAAAGCCCCTCTACTAGAACTAGGATGAGCTTTGATTTAGCCGTAAATGAACTTGGTGGGCATTCCATGGTGATGAATGAAAATGAAATTCATCTTGGTAAAAAGGAAAGTATTAAAGATACTGCAAAAGTAATGAGCAGATTTGTAGATGTAATAGTTGCAAGGGTAAAAAGCCATAAGACTCTAGAAGACCTTGCTTTTTATGGAACTGTTCCGGTAATTAATGCGTTATCTGACCTTTCACACCCCTGCCAAGTACTTGCAGACTTACTCACAATAAAAGAAAATGGAAAAGACTTTAAAAATTTAAAATTAGCATATTTTGGGGATGGAAATAACGTTTCAAATTCTTTAATGATTGCAGGAGCGATACTTGGAATGAATATATTTATTGCAACACCTAGAAGCTATGAACCAAACGGTATTTTCGTTAAAAAAGCACTGGAAATTATTGCAAAATATGGTGAAGGGAGCCTTACGTTAACTGATGACCCAATAGAAGCTTCAAAAAATGCAGATGTATTGTATACTGATGTATGGATTAGTATGAGTGATAAAAACAAAGATTTAGAAGATGTAAAAAGGATATTTCCTAAATTCCAGATAAATTCAAAACTTTTATCGAATGCAAAAAAAGATGCAATGGTTCTTCACTGCCTCCCTGCAAATAGAGGAATGGAAATAACTGACGAAGTAATTGATTCTAAACAGTCAAAAGTATTTGATCAGGCTGAAAATAGACTTCACGTTCAAAAAGCAGTTTTAAAGTACGTTTTAAAAGATAAATAA
- the flaK gene encoding preflagellin peptidase FlaK, producing MINYIIGAVGLLLASFQDLKKREIEDYIWISMSVIGFIYAIYLSYTLSDYNFLLNSVSGFVICFVLGYLMFLLGIGGGDGKILIGLGTLIPKYEMPITSALGALLSMNYIPNFPITVFINGVFFMAFLPLLVFFKNILKGVRPKTKKEYIAIFFGEKITVKEAKTGKRLIMGKGNKINFTPQSDAENYSKYRDKEKIWVTPQIPMLIPITVSYILTPIIGDKILGIIIPL from the coding sequence TTGATAAACTATATTATTGGAGCAGTTGGTTTATTGTTAGCATCATTTCAGGATTTGAAAAAACGGGAAATTGAAGACTATATATGGATTTCAATGTCGGTTATTGGTTTTATCTATGCGATATATCTTTCATACACGCTTTCAGATTATAATTTTTTACTAAATTCCGTTTCGGGATTTGTAATATGCTTTGTTTTAGGGTACTTGATGTTTTTACTTGGAATTGGCGGGGGAGATGGAAAAATTCTAATTGGCCTAGGAACACTTATTCCAAAATATGAAATGCCGATAACTTCCGCATTAGGGGCACTTTTAAGCATGAATTATATTCCAAATTTTCCAATAACCGTATTTATAAACGGGGTATTTTTCATGGCATTTTTACCTCTGTTAGTATTTTTTAAAAATATATTAAAAGGAGTCAGGCCCAAAACTAAAAAAGAATATATTGCAATATTTTTTGGAGAAAAAATAACCGTAAAAGAAGCAAAAACTGGGAAAAGATTGATAATGGGGAAAGGAAATAAAATTAACTTTACTCCACAGTCCGATGCAGAAAATTATTCAAAATACCGTGATAAAGAAAAAATATGGGTTACTCCACAAATTCCAATGTTAATTCCAATAACTGTTTCTTATATATTAACCCCTATTATAGGGGATAAAATACTTGGAATTATAATTCCACTATAA
- a CDS encoding DUF2149 domain-containing protein: MIRKKNRKRFNKGEEDPMAGTSNLVDAMLVLSVGFLIFLVMSWNMQNVIFSDTTPEEKMEIMRAMRQVAEVSMAKEISDIPEIQDGSGVGYEQMGTVYKDPATGRYIMIEK, encoded by the coding sequence ATGATTAGAAAAAAGAATAGAAAAAGATTCAATAAGGGTGAAGAAGACCCAATGGCTGGAACTTCAAACCTTGTAGATGCAATGCTGGTTTTATCTGTTGGATTTTTAATATTTCTAGTAATGTCTTGGAATATGCAAAATGTGATATTTAGTGATACTACGCCTGAAGAAAAAATGGAAATAATGCGCGCAATGAGGCAAGTTGCTGAAGTAAGCATGGCAAAAGAAATTAGTGACATTCCTGAAATTCAAGACGGAAGTGGGGTCGGATATGAACAGATGGGAACCGTTTATAAAGATCCGGCTACTGGAAGGTATATAATGATTGAAAAATAG